From Bacillus pumilus, one genomic window encodes:
- a CDS encoding transcriptional regulator SplA domain-containing protein, translated as MEVTRLPFSDYKPGDQVYVIYRNPHAANVAQIKEAEIVSHPYNEEELALFLLETYHPLAPDDAVFPTYEEAEALYQDLFE; from the coding sequence ATGGAGGTGACCAGATTGCCTTTCTCAGACTATAAACCGGGTGATCAAGTATATGTGATTTATCGAAATCCACATGCTGCAAACGTAGCACAAATCAAAGAAGCAGAAATTGTTTCACATCCATATAACGAAGAGGAGCTTGCCCTATTTTTACTTGAAACGTATCATCCTTTAGCTCCAGATGATGCGGTCTTTCCGACATATGAAGAAGCAGAAGCTCTTTATCAAGATTTGTTTGAATAA